In Methanomicrobium antiquum, one DNA window encodes the following:
- a CDS encoding methionine synthase: MKLIKKLLPTTVVGSYPSIRAKGLKSIIDPYSQALNIAVEDQIAAGIDIISSGQVREDMITSLTSRIPGIKDKKVTGILRPTQKPMTVEDTRYAISKHAKVKAMLAGPSTISHALKIDTPLYRNRDELILDLAQIVAAEATRLESLGIAIFQIDEPILSTGVADMNTAYQAISAITGVLRVPTCMHVCGNIENIIDNLLKMPVDILDLEFSNNQNNLDVISKKDLREKQVGLGVVDSADTEIDSVETIISRIEKGVELFGPEKILVDPDCGLRMHTRETAYGKLRNMVLAAESVRSNL, from the coding sequence ATGAAGCTGATTAAAAAATTACTCCCGACAACTGTTGTAGGCAGTTATCCCTCAATCCGGGCAAAAGGTCTTAAGTCAATTATTGATCCCTATTCACAGGCTCTTAATATTGCAGTAGAGGATCAGATTGCCGCAGGAATAGACATCATTTCATCAGGACAGGTAAGAGAAGATATGATAACTTCTCTTACATCCCGGATACCTGGTATAAAAGATAAAAAAGTTACAGGTATTTTAAGACCTACCCAAAAGCCGATGACTGTTGAGGATACAAGGTACGCAATATCAAAACATGCAAAAGTAAAAGCTATGCTTGCAGGTCCAAGTACAATCTCGCATGCATTAAAGATTGACACTCCTCTTTACAGAAACAGGGATGAGTTAATTCTTGATCTTGCACAGATTGTTGCGGCGGAAGCAACAAGGCTAGAATCGCTTGGAATTGCAATATTTCAGATAGATGAGCCGATACTCTCAACAGGTGTTGCTGATATGAATACAGCCTATCAGGCAATAAGTGCAATAACAGGTGTTTTAAGAGTGCCGACATGCATGCATGTCTGCGGCAATATCGAAAACATAATTGACAATCTTTTAAAAATGCCTGTTGATATTCTGGATCTTGAATTTTCAAACAATCAGAATAATCTGGATGTCATCTCAAAAAAAGATCTTCGTGAAAAACAGGTTGGACTTGGTGTTGTAGATTCAGCGGATACTGAGATTGATTCGGTTGAGACAATTATATCCAGAATAGAAAAAGGCGTTGAATTATTCGGACCTGAAAAAATCCTTGTTGATCCGGACTGTGGTCTTCGTATGCACACAAGGGAAACTGCATATGGAAAGTTAAGAAACATGGTTCTGGCGGCAGAATCTGTCCGATCAAATCTTTAA
- the aspS gene encoding aspartate--tRNA(Asn) ligase — protein MRIPLREVTPEIQTAEVTGWVHEIRDLGGLSFYILRDRTGFLQATIIKKKASEAVLKAAKEVSRESVVKISGIVKESDKAPGGREIIPEYFEIISKAETPLPLDVSEKVLAEVDTRLDNRYLDARRPKVAAIFQIRSAVNHAVTDYLYKEGFINITTSKVVAAATEGGTELFPIAYFEKEAFLNQSPQLYKQMMMAAGFEKVFEIGPIFRAEEHNTTKHLNEATSIDVEVSFADHNDVMNLLENMIVSTYEYVDKTCSDALNTLETDFKVPTGKFPRLPYSEAIDIASLSVDEEIAYGDDLSSAAERAIGEEMGEHYFITDWPTAIKPYYAMPYEDEPEICRAFDMMHPKMELSSGAQRIHQYDLLVEQMEKKGLSPESFEFYLKPFKYGMPPHAGWGVGMDRLVMTMLDLPNIREAVLFPRDRHRVTP, from the coding sequence ATGAGAATACCACTAAGAGAAGTAACACCGGAGATACAGACCGCAGAAGTAACAGGATGGGTTCATGAGATAAGGGATCTTGGAGGTCTTTCTTTTTACATATTAAGAGACAGGACCGGTTTTTTACAGGCCACTATCATTAAAAAGAAAGCATCTGAGGCTGTATTAAAAGCGGCGAAAGAGGTTTCAAGAGAGTCTGTTGTTAAAATTTCAGGTATTGTAAAAGAATCCGACAAGGCACCTGGCGGACGTGAAATAATACCTGAATATTTTGAGATAATCAGCAAAGCAGAAACACCCCTGCCTCTTGATGTATCGGAAAAAGTGCTTGCCGAAGTTGATACAAGACTTGACAACAGGTATCTGGATGCAAGAAGGCCAAAAGTAGCCGCAATTTTCCAGATCAGAAGTGCTGTAAACCATGCAGTAACAGATTATCTCTACAAAGAAGGCTTTATCAATATTACAACATCAAAGGTTGTTGCCGCCGCAACAGAAGGAGGAACAGAGCTCTTTCCAATTGCATATTTTGAAAAAGAGGCTTTTTTGAACCAGAGTCCTCAGCTTTACAAACAGATGATGATGGCCGCCGGATTTGAAAAAGTGTTTGAGATAGGCCCGATTTTCAGGGCTGAAGAGCATAACACTACTAAGCACTTAAACGAAGCAACATCAATCGATGTCGAAGTTTCATTTGCAGATCACAATGACGTGATGAACCTTTTAGAAAATATGATTGTTTCTACATATGAATATGTTGACAAAACATGCAGTGATGCATTAAATACGCTTGAAACTGATTTCAAAGTTCCAACCGGAAAGTTCCCGAGACTGCCATATTCAGAGGCAATAGACATTGCTTCACTATCTGTTGACGAGGAGATTGCATACGGTGATGATTTATCATCTGCCGCAGAGCGTGCAATTGGTGAAGAGATGGGTGAACATTACTTTATCACCGACTGGCCGACTGCAATAAAGCCATATTATGCAATGCCTTATGAAGATGAACCTGAAATATGCAGGGCATTTGATATGATGCATCCTAAAATGGAGCTTTCAAGCGGTGCACAGCGTATCCATCAGTACGATCTTTTGGTTGAGCAGATGGAGAAAAAAGGTTTATCACCTGAGAGTTTTGAATTCTATCTAAAGCCGTTCAAGTACGGGATGCCCCCACATGCAGGCTGGGGTGTTGGAATGGATCGCCTTGTCATGACAATGCTTGATCTTCCAAACATCAGAGAAGCAGTACTCTTCCCGCGTGACCGGCACAGAGTAACACCATGA
- a CDS encoding universal stress protein, with translation MFKKILVPLDGSSVSEETLHTAIFEAKLRDSEIHAVNVINHVFVHPLMVESSQGASGGNTEMTEILEAESDRILAHAKDVCDDEEVKVFLYKRYGDPREEILNLSDEINADLIILGTKGKTNLERLLLGSVSSTVIMNSKITTLVIKNR, from the coding sequence ATGTTCAAAAAAATTCTTGTGCCTCTTGACGGATCATCGGTTTCTGAGGAGACTCTTCATACTGCGATTTTTGAAGCAAAGCTTAGAGATTCTGAGATTCATGCAGTTAATGTAATAAATCACGTCTTTGTCCATCCTTTAATGGTTGAATCTTCACAGGGCGCGTCAGGCGGAAACACAGAGATGACTGAAATTTTAGAGGCTGAGTCTGATAGAATTTTAGCGCATGCAAAAGACGTCTGTGATGATGAAGAAGTAAAAGTGTTTCTGTATAAAAGGTATGGAGACCCGCGGGAGGAGATTCTCAATCTTTCAGATGAGATTAATGCAGATCTGATAATTCTTGGAACAAAAGGCAAGACAAATCTTGAAAGGCTTCTTTTGGGAAGTGTCAGTTCAACTGTTATTATGAACAGCAAAATTACAACACTGGTTATAAAAAACAGATAA
- a CDS encoding 2-phospho-L-lactate transferase CofD family protein — protein MITVISGGKESLKLIQAFRNILYDDEISVIANTSGCFWTDGNLVCPDLDDLIYLFSGNLNTAQWRGIKGDSFSTQKLLNKISEKDAFFPIGDKERAVCIARSNILRNGGNITDAAKYLCRFFKITSKILPGTDNRYSVYAEIDDCLYPPTEFRELFCDDYNAEFRASVVIDCKKIPQMSEDVIDIINKSDAVIIGPERTNTIILPILAIRHFRKSLKNKFVITILPNLPADYSDEKYPSCMKMLEILRSVSDVIIQDIKEEINIEGSVRLNTTLDSWHKSESLAWEIMSIVRSKSR, from the coding sequence ATGATTACTGTCATCTCAGGCGGAAAGGAATCACTAAAACTTATTCAGGCCTTTAGAAATATATTATATGATGATGAAATATCAGTGATTGCAAACACTTCGGGCTGTTTCTGGACTGACGGAAATCTTGTCTGCCCTGATTTGGACGATCTGATTTATCTTTTTTCAGGAAATCTCAACACGGCGCAGTGGAGAGGAATTAAGGGAGATTCTTTTTCCACACAAAAACTTCTAAATAAAATATCAGAAAAAGATGCATTTTTCCCAATCGGCGATAAAGAAAGGGCAGTCTGCATCGCAAGAAGCAATATACTTAGAAATGGTGGAAATATCACCGATGCCGCAAAATATCTCTGCAGATTTTTTAAAATAACATCCAAAATACTGCCCGGCACAGACAACCGGTATTCGGTATATGCTGAGATAGATGATTGTTTATATCCACCAACAGAGTTCAGAGAATTATTCTGTGATGATTATAATGCGGAATTTCGGGCATCTGTTGTTATTGACTGCAAAAAAATTCCACAAATGTCAGAAGATGTTATAGATATCATAAATAAATCCGATGCGGTAATTATCGGCCCTGAAAGAACGAACACTATAATTTTGCCAATTCTTGCAATAAGACATTTTAGAAAATCATTAAAAAATAAATTTGTAATTACTATTCTTCCAAATCTGCCTGCTGACTATTCTGACGAAAAATATCCGTCCTGCATGAAAATGCTGGAAATTTTAAGGAGTGTTTCTGATGTAATAATACAGGACATAAAAGAGGAGATTAATATTGAAGGTTCAGTCCGTCTTAACACAACTCTTGACTCATGGCACAAATCAGAATCTCTTGCATGGGAGATAATGTCAATTGTCAGAAGCAAGAGCAGATAA